A part of Candidatus Krumholzibacteriia bacterium genomic DNA contains:
- a CDS encoding HAD-IIA family hydrolase, translating to MRAVICDIDGVLLHDNQAIDGAPGFVSRLREQGNPLVLLTNYPSQTAGDLQNRLAASGFDVAPENFYTSAMATADFLAAQDGRKAFVVGEGGLTKELYDVGFTITDIDPDFVVVGETRSYNWDMIQKAAYFIMQGARFIATNPDVAGPRGFPACGALCAPIERITGKEPLYMGKPQAWMMRSALNRLGAHSENAIIIGDNMQTDILAGIQSGVETVLVLSGVSQTADLPRYPYRPHHVFERVAEVDIV from the coding sequence CTGCGCGCCGTCATCTGCGACATCGACGGTGTCCTGTTGCACGACAATCAGGCCATCGACGGCGCGCCGGGCTTCGTCTCGCGCCTTCGCGAGCAGGGCAACCCGCTGGTCCTGCTCACGAACTACCCTTCGCAGACCGCCGGCGATCTGCAGAACCGCCTGGCCGCCTCGGGCTTCGACGTCGCGCCCGAGAACTTCTACACCTCGGCCATGGCCACCGCCGACTTCCTGGCCGCCCAGGACGGGCGCAAGGCCTTCGTGGTGGGCGAGGGCGGGTTGACCAAGGAGCTGTACGACGTCGGCTTCACCATCACCGACATCGATCCCGATTTCGTGGTGGTGGGTGAGACCCGGTCGTACAACTGGGACATGATCCAGAAGGCGGCCTACTTCATCATGCAGGGAGCGCGCTTCATCGCCACGAACCCCGACGTGGCCGGTCCGCGTGGTTTCCCCGCCTGCGGGGCCCTGTGCGCTCCGATCGAGCGGATCACGGGCAAGGAACCGCTGTACATGGGCAAGCCGCAGGCCTGGATGATGCGCTCGGCTCTCAACCGCCTGGGGGCCCATTCGGAGAACGCGATCATCATCGGCGACAACATGCAGACCGACATCCTGGCCGGGATCCAGAGTGGTGTGGAGACCGTGCTCGTCCTGAGCGGCGTGAGCCAGACGGCCGATCTGCCTCGCTACCCCTATCGGCCGCACCACGTGTTCGAGCGGGTGGCCGAGGTCGACATCGTATGA
- a CDS encoding SIS domain-containing protein: protein MSGPLRRALDEAARLVQWLHDDTDALATVDSMADEVATCFGAGGRLIACGNGGSMCDAMHLAEELSGRFRDDRPALDATAISDPGHLTCVANDYGFERIFSRAVEAHGRAGDVLVGFSTSGNSPNVLAALRAGRERGLRCFGLLGKRGGAALELCHHAVVVPAEDTGRIQEIHIKIVHALIEGVERRMFPANYAD, encoded by the coding sequence ATGAGCGGGCCGCTGCGCCGCGCTCTCGACGAGGCCGCCCGGCTCGTGCAGTGGCTGCACGACGACACCGACGCGCTCGCCACCGTGGACAGCATGGCCGACGAGGTCGCCACCTGTTTCGGTGCCGGTGGCCGGCTGATCGCTTGCGGCAACGGCGGTTCGATGTGCGACGCCATGCATCTGGCCGAGGAACTCAGCGGCCGCTTCCGTGACGACCGCCCGGCTCTCGACGCCACGGCGATCAGCGATCCCGGACACCTGACCTGCGTGGCCAACGACTACGGATTCGAGCGGATCTTCTCCCGGGCCGTCGAAGCCCACGGCCGAGCCGGCGACGTGCTGGTCGGTTTCAGCACGTCGGGCAACAGCCCGAACGTCCTGGCCGCCCTGCGGGCGGGGCGCGAGCGCGGCCTGCGCTGTTTCGGGCTCCTGGGCAAGCGTGGGGGGGCGGCGCTCGAGCTGTGCCACCACGCGGTGGTGGTGCCCGCCGAGGACACCGGTCGCATCCAGGAGATCCACATCAAGATCGTCCACGCGCTGATCGAGGGCGTGGAACGACGGATGTTCCCGGCGAACTACGCGGACTGA
- a CDS encoding DMT family transporter codes for MRTLLITSLAMVAFAANSVLTRLALDPPDIDAASFTGLRLTSGAVTLLVVARARGRRRTPVDRGDWTSAAALFAYAALFSFAYLELPAGTGALILFALVQVTMITWGIARGERPRPRQWIGILLALGGLAYLVSPGMAAPSPFGTVAMAGAGVAWGVYSLRGRGPGDPVVRTTDNFVRSVPMVGVLVVVALSTVDLEPRGALLAVASGALASGLGYVIWYDALRGLTATRAAAVQLTVPVIAAVGGLLLLGEPFTLRLAVAAMLILGGVAVTLSARSRPSAPVDPAKK; via the coding sequence ATGCGCACGCTCCTGATCACCTCGCTGGCCATGGTGGCCTTCGCCGCCAACTCGGTCCTGACCCGCCTGGCCCTCGACCCGCCCGACATCGACGCGGCGAGCTTCACCGGACTGCGCCTGACCTCGGGTGCGGTGACCCTGCTCGTCGTCGCGCGGGCCCGCGGGCGCCGGCGAACGCCGGTCGACCGCGGCGACTGGACGTCGGCCGCCGCGCTCTTCGCCTACGCGGCCCTCTTCTCCTTCGCCTATCTGGAGCTGCCGGCGGGGACCGGCGCGTTGATCCTGTTCGCGCTGGTGCAGGTGACCATGATCACCTGGGGAATCGCGCGCGGCGAACGCCCCCGCCCGCGGCAGTGGATCGGGATCCTGCTCGCCCTCGGCGGACTGGCCTACCTCGTGTCGCCGGGCATGGCCGCGCCGTCGCCGTTCGGCACCGTCGCCATGGCCGGCGCCGGCGTCGCCTGGGGCGTGTACTCGCTGCGCGGGCGTGGTCCGGGCGATCCCGTCGTGCGGACGACCGACAACTTCGTCCGGTCGGTGCCGATGGTCGGGGTGCTCGTGGTCGTGGCCCTGTCGACCGTCGACCTCGAACCCCGGGGCGCGCTGCTGGCCGTGGCCTCGGGCGCGCTGGCGAGCGGCCTGGGCTACGTGATCTGGTACGACGCCCTGCGCGGACTGACGGCCACGCGCGCCGCGGCCGTGCAGCTCACCGTGCCGGTGATCGCCGCGGTGGGAGGTCTGCTCCTGCTCGGCGAGCCCTTCACGCTGCGGCTTGCGGTCGCCGCGATGCTGATCCTCGGAGGCGTCGCCGTCACGCTGTCGGCGCGTTCACGACCTTCCGCCCCGGTGGATCCTGCGAAGAAGTGA
- a CDS encoding SIMPL domain-containing protein (The SIMPL domain is named for its presence in mouse protein SIMPL (signalling molecule that associates with mouse pelle-like kinase). Bacterial member BP26, from Brucella, was shown to assemble into a channel-like structure, while YggE from E. coli has been associated with resistance to oxidative stress.) → MNVVRPERSPSFLFLSIALVAGLFLLGQQLHRGIVEFKERDRVVTVKGLAEREVAADVAIWPLRFVDAGDDYSALYRTLEEKTARIVTFLREAGFADEDVTVSPPAVVDKLAQRYGSPGDVGLRYTASRTITVYTGDVDRVRETMSRLEELGREGIVFETDHHQARPQFLFTGLNDIKPAMIEEATLAAREVARKFAEDSQSRVGRIRRARQGQFTITDRDASTPHVKKVRVVSTIDYYLAD, encoded by the coding sequence ATGAACGTCGTCCGCCCCGAACGCTCGCCGTCGTTCCTGTTCCTGTCGATCGCGCTCGTGGCGGGTCTGTTCCTGCTCGGCCAGCAGCTCCACCGGGGCATCGTCGAGTTCAAGGAGCGCGACCGTGTGGTCACGGTGAAAGGGCTGGCCGAACGCGAGGTCGCGGCCGACGTCGCGATCTGGCCGCTGCGCTTCGTCGACGCCGGCGACGACTACTCGGCCCTGTACCGCACGCTCGAGGAGAAGACCGCGCGCATCGTGACCTTCCTGCGCGAGGCCGGCTTCGCCGACGAGGACGTCACCGTGTCGCCGCCCGCGGTGGTCGACAAGCTCGCCCAGCGCTACGGAAGCCCGGGCGACGTCGGTCTGCGCTACACGGCGTCGCGGACGATCACGGTGTACACCGGCGACGTCGACCGCGTGCGCGAGACCATGTCCCGGCTCGAGGAACTCGGCCGCGAGGGCATCGTGTTCGAGACCGATCACCACCAGGCCCGACCCCAGTTCCTGTTCACCGGGCTGAACGACATCAAGCCCGCGATGATCGAAGAGGCCACGCTGGCCGCGCGCGAGGTCGCCCGGAAGTTCGCCGAGGATTCGCAGAGCCGGGTGGGACGCATCCGCCGCGCGCGCCAGGGGCAGTTCACGATCACCGACCGCGACGCCAGCACGCCGCACGTGAAGAAGGTCCGCGTGGTGTCGACGATCGACTACTACCTGGCGGACTGA
- a CDS encoding sigma-70 family RNA polymerase sigma factor, producing the protein MHDDVTQLVRRCREGDELAWEELVRRFQGRVLGLVTHYVRSREDARDVAQEVFIRVHRSLPNFEQEDRFVPWLLRVTRTCAIDHTRRRAARPPAQDVPVENVLALADPAPDPAEHAERRSDRGLVRRALERCSELHREILVLRDIQGMALQDVAELLGIPGGTAKSRAARARAELARAVLALEDEEARSMGEEGAR; encoded by the coding sequence ATGCACGACGACGTCACGCAACTGGTGCGGCGCTGCCGCGAGGGCGACGAACTCGCCTGGGAGGAACTGGTCCGCCGCTTCCAGGGCCGGGTCCTGGGCCTGGTGACCCACTACGTCCGCTCGCGCGAGGACGCCCGCGACGTCGCGCAGGAGGTCTTCATCCGCGTCCACCGCTCGCTGCCGAACTTCGAGCAGGAGGACCGCTTCGTTCCCTGGCTGCTCCGGGTGACGCGGACGTGTGCGATCGACCACACGCGGCGGCGCGCGGCGCGCCCCCCGGCCCAGGACGTTCCGGTGGAGAACGTGCTCGCGCTGGCCGACCCCGCACCCGATCCGGCCGAACACGCGGAGCGTCGCAGTGACCGCGGCCTCGTCCGGCGTGCGCTCGAACGGTGCAGCGAGCTGCATCGCGAGATCCTCGTACTGCGCGACATCCAGGGCATGGCGCTGCAGGACGTGGCCGAGCTGCTGGGAATCCCGGGCGGCACGGCGAAGTCCCGCGCTGCACGGGCCCGGGCGGAGCTGGCGCGGGCAGTCCTCGCACTCGAGGACGAAGAGGCGCGGTCGATGGGAGAGGAGGGAGCGCGATGA
- a CDS encoding 2-oxoacid:acceptor oxidoreductase subunit alpha yields MTERVVQEVESVCIRFAGDSGDGMQLTGTRFTDTAALIGNDVATFPDFPAEIRAPAGSLPGVSGFQVQFSARDIHTPGDRPDVLVAMNPAALKTNLKELPLGGTLFLDVDAFTPANLKMAGYEESPLEDGSLSDYRTFEVKMTSMTLEAVSEVGLGKKAAARCKNFFALGMLYFLYERPIDPTVEWIEDKFAKSPDLVRANVLALKAGYNFADTLEAFQEVYRIKKATLPPGTYRSVNGNLATAYGCAVAAKKAGLNLFYASYPITPASDILHELSRLRAFDVRTFQAEDEIAAMGATIGAAFAGTAAVTGTSGPGVALKSEALGLAVMTELPMLIVNVQRGGPSTGLPTKTEQADLFQAVFGRNGECPMPVIAPNSPADCFATAIDAMRIALRYMTPVLILSDGYVANGAEPWRIPDLDEIEDFPVRFKTSADVPEGEPYLPYERDEKTLGRPWATPGTEGLMHRIGGLEKDHLTGNVSYVPENHFEMVKTRQEKVDRVAQDYPATRVEGPQSGPLLVLGWGSTYGSITGACERMRDRGLEVANAHLRHMYPLPNDLKDVLDRYETVLVPELNMGQLAFVLRGTYLRDVVSMPKVMGQPFKLSEITAKAEELLGVTSKA; encoded by the coding sequence ATGACGGAACGAGTCGTCCAGGAAGTCGAGAGCGTCTGCATCCGCTTCGCAGGGGACTCCGGTGACGGCATGCAGCTCACCGGCACGCGCTTCACCGACACCGCGGCCCTGATCGGCAACGACGTCGCCACCTTCCCCGACTTCCCGGCGGAGATCCGGGCTCCGGCCGGCTCGCTGCCCGGCGTCAGCGGTTTCCAGGTCCAGTTCAGCGCCCGTGACATCCACACGCCGGGGGATCGCCCCGACGTCCTGGTGGCCATGAATCCGGCTGCTCTGAAGACCAATCTGAAGGAACTGCCCCTGGGTGGGACCCTCTTCCTCGACGTCGACGCCTTCACGCCCGCCAACCTGAAGATGGCCGGCTACGAGGAGAGCCCGCTCGAGGACGGCTCGCTGTCCGACTACCGCACCTTCGAGGTCAAGATGACCAGCATGACGCTGGAAGCGGTGTCGGAGGTCGGGCTCGGCAAGAAGGCCGCGGCACGCTGCAAGAACTTCTTCGCCCTCGGCATGCTGTACTTCCTGTACGAGCGCCCGATCGACCCCACCGTGGAGTGGATCGAGGACAAGTTCGCCAAGTCGCCCGACCTGGTCCGCGCGAACGTCCTCGCGCTGAAGGCCGGCTACAACTTCGCCGACACGCTCGAGGCCTTCCAGGAGGTCTACCGGATCAAGAAGGCGACGCTGCCGCCGGGGACCTACCGGAGTGTGAACGGCAATCTGGCCACGGCCTACGGCTGCGCGGTCGCCGCGAAGAAGGCCGGCCTGAACCTGTTCTACGCCAGCTACCCGATCACCCCGGCCAGTGACATCCTCCACGAGCTGTCGCGGTTGCGCGCCTTCGACGTGCGCACCTTCCAGGCCGAGGACGAGATCGCGGCCATGGGTGCCACCATCGGCGCCGCGTTCGCAGGGACCGCGGCGGTCACCGGGACCAGTGGTCCGGGCGTGGCGTTGAAGTCCGAGGCCCTGGGCCTGGCCGTCATGACCGAACTGCCCATGCTGATCGTGAACGTGCAGCGTGGCGGGCCGAGCACGGGCCTGCCGACCAAGACCGAGCAGGCCGACCTGTTCCAGGCGGTGTTCGGACGCAACGGCGAATGCCCCATGCCGGTGATCGCCCCGAACAGCCCGGCCGACTGCTTCGCCACCGCGATCGATGCCATGCGGATCGCCCTGCGCTACATGACCCCGGTGCTCATCCTCAGTGACGGTTACGTGGCGAACGGGGCCGAACCGTGGCGGATCCCCGACCTGGACGAGATCGAGGACTTCCCGGTGCGTTTCAAGACGAGCGCCGACGTCCCCGAGGGCGAGCCCTATCTTCCCTACGAGCGCGATGAGAAGACGCTCGGCCGGCCGTGGGCGACTCCGGGGACCGAGGGACTCATGCACCGGATCGGTGGCCTGGAGAAGGACCACCTGACCGGGAACGTGAGCTACGTGCCCGAGAACCACTTCGAGATGGTGAAGACCCGCCAGGAGAAGGTGGACCGGGTCGCGCAGGACTACCCCGCGACGAGGGTCGAGGGCCCGCAGTCGGGTCCGCTGCTGGTGCTCGGATGGGGCAGTACCTACGGAAGCATCACCGGTGCCTGCGAGCGCATGCGCGATCGCGGGCTCGAGGTGGCCAATGCCCACCTGCGCCACATGTATCCCCTGCCGAACGACCTGAAGGACGTGCTCGATCGCTACGAGACCGTTCTGGTTCCCGAGCTGAACATGGGGCAGCTCGCGTTCGTGCTGCGCGGAACCTACCTGCGCGACGTCGTGAGCATGCCGAAGGTGATGGGCCAGCCCTTCAAACTGTCCGAGATCACCGCCAAGGCCGAGGAACTGCTCGGCGTCACGTCGAAGGCCTAG
- a CDS encoding HAD-IA family hydrolase, whose product MHAAPRLVVFDCDGTLVDSHHAIVRNVQRAFARQGLPVPSANAVRERVGLSLSAFVEDLIGGLPPDRVDALITSYREEHVAAQERDGRDHLFDGIGDLLDRLLDRGVLLGVATGKSRRGLLSVIEEHDLQRHFVTLQTADDAPSKPHPGMILRAMDEAGVPAEATVVVGDSIHDVGAALSAGTEAVGVGWGSHDPDRLLTAGARVVVADVPTLGRELGVVDSDPVV is encoded by the coding sequence TTGCACGCCGCCCCTCGCCTCGTCGTCTTCGACTGCGACGGCACCCTCGTCGACAGCCACCACGCGATCGTGCGGAACGTGCAGCGCGCCTTCGCCCGCCAGGGCCTGCCGGTCCCCTCCGCGAACGCCGTGCGCGAGCGCGTCGGGCTGTCGCTGTCGGCCTTCGTCGAGGACCTGATCGGCGGTCTGCCTCCGGATCGGGTCGACGCCCTGATCACGTCCTACCGCGAGGAGCACGTAGCGGCCCAGGAGCGGGACGGCCGGGATCACCTCTTCGACGGGATCGGCGATCTGCTCGACCGGCTGCTCGACCGCGGCGTCCTGCTCGGTGTCGCCACGGGGAAGTCGCGCCGCGGCCTGCTGTCGGTGATCGAGGAACACGACCTGCAGCGGCACTTCGTGACCCTGCAAACCGCCGACGACGCGCCGAGCAAGCCGCATCCCGGCATGATCCTCCGGGCCATGGACGAGGCGGGGGTCCCCGCCGAGGCCACCGTCGTCGTCGGCGATTCGATCCACGACGTGGGCGCTGCCCTCTCCGCCGGGACCGAAGCGGTCGGCGTCGGGTGGGGATCGCACGACCCCGACCGGCTGCTCACCGCCGGTGCCCGGGTCGTCGTGGCCGACGTCCCGACCCTGGGGCGGGAACTCGGCGTGGTGGACTCCGATCCCGTCGTCTGA
- a CDS encoding zf-HC2 domain-containing protein encodes MNCEGLHEHLDAYLAGALRGDASAAVDAHLAACAECRSVVAVVRGGDRPSIVQSVLASTTGRTCSRVQEELAADGHEVFLQDHVAECAHCRRFARALARCRRILPELSELEPDADFASDVVMSTVDRPSLRHVAWRRAVDRWNGWIDRPRAARDLAVIVTAVLVLLTSSPFAPFPQLPGRALDAVRGTVAVPGRAADAAWSSVVATPTVRHHGPRLIEELDRLGDGLARAGTGFLIGDADRVVEGASEIECGLQGLWLGLRSPEERLDGPCARAPGGRA; translated from the coding sequence ATGAACTGCGAAGGACTGCACGAGCATCTCGACGCCTACCTCGCCGGAGCGCTCCGGGGCGACGCATCCGCTGCCGTCGACGCGCATCTGGCCGCGTGTGCCGAGTGCCGCTCGGTGGTCGCGGTCGTGCGCGGCGGCGATCGGCCGTCGATCGTGCAATCGGTCCTGGCGAGCACCACCGGCCGGACCTGTTCCCGCGTGCAGGAGGAGCTGGCTGCCGATGGCCACGAGGTGTTCCTGCAGGACCACGTGGCCGAGTGCGCCCACTGCCGACGCTTCGCCCGCGCCCTGGCCCGGTGTCGGCGGATCCTGCCCGAACTCTCCGAGTTGGAGCCCGATGCCGACTTCGCCTCGGACGTCGTCATGTCGACGGTCGATCGTCCCTCGCTGAGGCACGTGGCGTGGCGACGGGCAGTGGACCGCTGGAACGGATGGATCGATCGCCCGCGAGCCGCGCGCGATCTCGCCGTGATCGTGACGGCGGTGCTGGTGCTCCTGACCTCGAGTCCCTTCGCGCCCTTCCCGCAGCTACCGGGCCGCGCGCTCGACGCCGTGCGTGGCACGGTGGCGGTTCCCGGACGGGCCGCCGACGCCGCGTGGAGTTCCGTGGTCGCCACGCCGACCGTCCGCCACCACGGCCCGCGCCTGATCGAGGAGCTCGACCGTCTCGGCGACGGCCTGGCGCGCGCCGGCACCGGGTTCCTGATCGGCGACGCCGATCGCGTCGTCGAGGGTGCCAGCGAGATCGAGTGCGGGCTGCAGGGTCTGTGGCTGGGACTGCGGTCTCCGGAGGAGCGTCTCGACGGACCGTGTGCACGTGCCCCGGGAGGACGAGCGTGA
- a CDS encoding DUF5668 domain-containing protein, which produces MNDEPRNDPNAGHSRWDNWSESDSGHDTAAPPAEEKSAVLAALLGFLPGVGHLYVGAIRRGLVFAGAFVVLLFSLNTYEFRPLYPLFSLALPFLVVYSVVDAGRAARAINHARRLGRPAPRFGVPWVDDRGTGDGRMSGWILIGIGVLLLGVTRFDMDLRWIVEWWPAILIVLGARMIGRSRQD; this is translated from the coding sequence GTGAACGACGAACCGCGGAACGACCCGAACGCGGGGCATTCCCGCTGGGACAACTGGTCGGAGTCGGACAGCGGTCACGACACCGCCGCTCCACCGGCCGAGGAGAAGTCCGCCGTGCTGGCCGCCCTGCTGGGATTCCTGCCGGGTGTCGGTCATCTGTACGTGGGCGCGATCCGGCGGGGTCTGGTATTCGCCGGGGCCTTCGTGGTGCTCCTCTTCTCGCTCAACACCTACGAGTTCCGTCCCCTGTACCCGCTGTTCTCCCTGGCCCTGCCCTTCCTGGTCGTCTACAGCGTGGTCGACGCGGGCCGGGCGGCGCGCGCGATCAACCACGCACGCCGGCTGGGACGCCCGGCGCCACGCTTCGGCGTGCCCTGGGTCGACGACCGTGGCACCGGCGACGGACGCATGTCGGGATGGATCCTCATCGGCATCGGCGTGCTCCTGCTCGGCGTCACCCGCTTCGACATGGATCTGCGCTGGATCGTGGAGTGGTGGCCCGCGATCCTGATCGTCCTCGGTGCGCGGATGATCGGCCGGAGCCGTCAGGACTGA
- a CDS encoding 2-oxoacid:ferredoxin oxidoreductase subunit beta → MTTQKTDAPQKLTKKDFASDQEVRWCPGCGDYSILAQVQKTLPELGIARENIVFISGIGCSSRFPYYMETYGFHSIHGRAMTLASGVRLANPDLSVWVITGDGDGLSIGGNHFLHTLRRNFDLNVILFNNRIYGLTKGQYSPTSEQGKVTKSTPDGVIDHPINPAHAAIAAEATWVGRAYDTDTKHLPGLVEKMAQHKGISFLEVFQNCNIFNDGAFAHFTSKEFREDRILRLVPGEPMIFGKERDKGIVLEGRHPKVVKLGENGISADDLMVYDATDRSLAYMISNLDYPEYPVPMGVLLDVERPTYEDLLEDQVQKAHDRVGGQGDLQDLIRGTNTWTVE, encoded by the coding sequence ATGACGACGCAGAAGACCGACGCCCCCCAGAAGCTCACCAAGAAGGACTTCGCGAGCGATCAGGAAGTCCGCTGGTGCCCGGGTTGCGGGGACTACTCGATCCTGGCCCAGGTGCAGAAGACCCTGCCCGAGCTGGGGATCGCGCGCGAGAACATCGTCTTCATCAGCGGGATCGGCTGCAGCAGCCGCTTTCCGTACTACATGGAGACCTACGGTTTCCACAGCATCCACGGCCGGGCCATGACCCTGGCCTCGGGCGTGCGTCTGGCCAACCCGGACCTGAGCGTGTGGGTGATCACCGGCGACGGCGACGGCCTGTCGATCGGTGGCAACCACTTCCTGCACACGCTGCGGCGCAACTTCGACCTCAACGTGATCCTGTTCAACAACCGGATCTACGGTCTGACGAAGGGCCAGTACTCGCCGACGAGTGAGCAGGGCAAGGTGACCAAGTCGACGCCCGACGGCGTGATCGACCATCCGATCAACCCGGCCCACGCCGCGATCGCGGCCGAGGCCACCTGGGTGGGGCGCGCCTACGACACCGACACCAAGCACCTGCCCGGTCTGGTCGAGAAGATGGCCCAGCACAAGGGGATCTCGTTCCTCGAGGTCTTCCAGAACTGCAACATCTTCAACGACGGTGCCTTCGCCCACTTCACCAGCAAGGAGTTCCGCGAGGACCGGATCCTGCGCCTGGTGCCGGGCGAGCCGATGATCTTCGGCAAGGAGCGCGACAAGGGCATCGTGCTCGAGGGCCGCCACCCGAAGGTCGTGAAGCTGGGCGAGAACGGGATCAGCGCCGACGACCTGATGGTCTACGACGCCACCGATCGCAGTCTGGCCTACATGATCAGCAATCTGGACTACCCCGAGTACCCGGTGCCGATGGGCGTTCTGCTCGACGTCGAGCGCCCGACCTACGAGGACCTGCTCGAGGACCAGGTGCAGAAGGCCCACGACCGTGTGGGCGGGCAGGGCGACCTGCAGGACCTGATCCGCGGTACCAACACCTGGACGGTGGAGTAG